A DNA window from Parabacteroides johnsonii DSM 18315 contains the following coding sequences:
- a CDS encoding glycerophosphodiester phosphodiesterase, with amino-acid sequence MKHLKLSLLFLLCVLVAVPVSAKRKTKIIAHRGYWKTEGSAQNSIRSLERANEIKVYGSEFDVHLTADNVPVVFHDRKIEGKDIQTTPYAELKDLKLPNGETLPTLEQYLDRAKKLRKTKLIFELKSHATPQRDREAAKIAVDMVNGKKLTKRTEYIAFSLEAAKELHRLSPKTPVYYLNGDLSPKQLKELGFAGLDYNYKVMQKHPEWFAEAKDLNLKINVWTVDDPQIMKEMIENRVDFLTTDYPEEAQKAVHLYR; translated from the coding sequence ATGAAACATTTGAAACTCTCTCTACTTTTTCTTTTGTGCGTATTGGTGGCGGTTCCCGTGTCGGCTAAAAGAAAGACAAAGATAATTGCCCATCGTGGTTATTGGAAAACGGAAGGTTCTGCCCAAAACTCTATTCGTTCGTTGGAACGGGCGAATGAAATCAAAGTCTATGGTTCCGAATTCGACGTGCACCTGACAGCCGATAATGTCCCGGTTGTGTTCCATGACCGTAAAATAGAAGGAAAGGATATCCAGACGACTCCCTATGCGGAGCTGAAAGACCTGAAACTTCCGAACGGCGAAACGCTTCCGACGTTGGAGCAGTATTTGGACAGGGCGAAGAAATTGAGAAAGACCAAACTGATCTTCGAATTGAAATCCCATGCAACTCCCCAGCGGGATCGGGAAGCGGCAAAGATTGCCGTCGACATGGTAAACGGCAAGAAATTGACGAAGCGCACCGAATATATCGCTTTCAGCCTGGAAGCCGCAAAGGAACTGCACCGCCTGTCTCCGAAGACACCGGTCTACTACCTAAACGGCGACTTGTCTCCGAAACAGTTGAAAGAACTCGGTTTTGCCGGTCTCGATTATAATTATAAGGTTATGCAGAAACATCCGGAATGGTTTGCCGAAGCAAAAGATCTGAATTTGAAAATCAATGTCTGGACGGTCGATGATCCTCAGATAATGAAAGAGATGATCGAGAATCGGGTGGATTTTCTGACTACCGACTATCCCGAAGAAGCGCAAAAAGCCGTACATTTGTACCGCTGA
- a CDS encoding TonB-dependent receptor, which produces MMKQLYLTILLFLIAIPVSAEKLVKGHVLDEQEEPIIGANIYWEGTQQGTTSDADGYFELKGKENAKSLVVSYIGYTTAVVPVEDTSKPLRIVLVGEVALQEVVISERKMGTIASRTSVLQTQKITYDEICRAACCNLAESFETNPSVDVSYSDAATGARQIKLLGLAGTYVQMLTENYPNFRGAASLYGLDYVPGAWMESIQVSKGTSSVKNGYEALAGQINVEFKKPPTADIFSVNLFGSDAGRYEGNADASWHINDKVSTGLLVHYSNDKMQHDGNDDGFLDTPLKEQVNLMNRWYHKLEHYVAQYGVRYLHENRTGGQSTKHHDFADPYRVRLQTNRAELFTKQAYIIDKEKVESVALILSGSYHEQKSMYDRTPYNVYQNNVYASLLYEKEFSLAHSLSTGLSMNYDGFDENLTLGGVRTPYNRTEVVPGAYAQYTYNLNDKLILLAGLRADYSSLYDFFVTPRLHIKYNPFDWFHVRASAGKGFRTANVLAENNYLLSSSRKMNIAADLDQEEAWNTGVNLSFYIPLFGKELTLNGEWYYTDFRKQVVVDMDSDPHAVSFYNLDGRSYSNSFQVEATYPFFRGFTLTAAYRYTDAKTDYRNAEGVTRRLKKPLVSDYKGLLTASYQTPLKKWQFDLTGQFNGGGRMPTPDAVNPLWEPDFKAYTVVNAQITKYFRRWSIYVGAENLFDYKQPHPIIDAENPRGDNFDGSMVWGPVHGRKIYAGLRFNISRD; this is translated from the coding sequence ATGATGAAACAACTCTATCTTACAATTTTATTATTTCTTATTGCGATTCCGGTTTCTGCCGAGAAACTGGTGAAAGGACATGTTTTGGATGAACAGGAAGAACCGATAATCGGGGCGAATATCTATTGGGAAGGCACTCAACAAGGGACGACCTCCGATGCCGACGGTTATTTCGAACTGAAAGGAAAAGAAAACGCGAAGAGTCTGGTCGTCAGCTATATCGGGTACACGACAGCGGTTGTCCCGGTCGAGGACACAAGTAAGCCCCTGCGCATCGTGCTGGTTGGCGAAGTCGCTTTGCAGGAAGTCGTGATCAGCGAGCGCAAAATGGGGACGATCGCTTCCCGTACCAGCGTGTTGCAAACCCAGAAGATCACCTATGACGAGATTTGCCGGGCGGCTTGCTGTAATTTGGCGGAGAGCTTCGAGACAAACCCGTCTGTCGATGTCTCCTATTCGGATGCCGCTACCGGAGCCCGCCAGATCAAACTGTTAGGGCTTGCCGGAACCTATGTCCAGATGCTGACGGAGAATTACCCGAACTTCCGTGGAGCCGCCTCTTTGTATGGTTTGGACTACGTGCCTGGCGCTTGGATGGAAAGTATCCAAGTCTCGAAAGGAACCTCTTCGGTCAAGAACGGCTACGAAGCATTGGCCGGACAGATCAATGTGGAATTTAAGAAACCGCCTACGGCCGATATCTTTTCCGTCAACCTCTTCGGTAGCGATGCCGGCCGTTATGAAGGGAATGCCGATGCCTCTTGGCATATAAACGACAAGGTGTCGACCGGTTTGCTGGTGCATTATTCCAATGACAAGATGCAGCACGACGGCAATGACGACGGCTTTCTGGATACTCCCCTGAAAGAGCAGGTGAACCTAATGAACCGCTGGTATCATAAGCTGGAACATTATGTCGCCCAGTATGGCGTGCGCTATCTGCATGAGAACCGTACGGGCGGACAGTCTACGAAACACCATGACTTTGCCGATCCCTACCGCGTGCGCCTGCAAACGAACCGTGCGGAGCTGTTCACCAAACAGGCCTATATAATCGACAAGGAAAAGGTGGAAAGCGTAGCGCTGATCCTTTCCGGTTCCTATCATGAACAGAAATCTATGTATGACCGGACGCCTTACAATGTGTATCAGAATAATGTGTACGCCAGCTTGCTCTACGAAAAGGAGTTTTCTCTGGCACATAGCCTGAGCACAGGCTTGAGCATGAACTACGACGGTTTTGACGAAAACCTGACACTTGGCGGTGTGCGGACCCCTTACAACCGGACTGAAGTCGTGCCCGGAGCTTATGCACAATATACATACAATCTGAATGACAAGTTGATCCTTCTGGCAGGATTACGGGCGGATTACAGCTCGCTGTACGATTTCTTTGTGACGCCTCGCCTGCATATAAAATATAATCCTTTCGACTGGTTCCATGTGCGTGCTTCGGCCGGGAAGGGATTCCGGACGGCGAATGTGCTGGCTGAAAACAATTATCTTTTGTCCAGTAGCCGCAAAATGAATATAGCTGCCGACTTGGACCAGGAAGAGGCCTGGAATACGGGTGTGAACCTTTCGTTTTACATACCGCTGTTCGGAAAGGAGCTGACTCTGAACGGAGAGTGGTATTATACGGATTTCCGGAAACAGGTAGTTGTGGATATGGATAGCGATCCGCATGCTGTCAGTTTCTACAACCTGGATGGCCGTTCTTATTCCAACAGTTTCCAGGTTGAAGCCACTTATCCGTTCTTCCGTGGCTTTACCCTGACAGCCGCATATCGCTATACGGATGCGAAAACGGATTACCGGAATGCGGAAGGCGTCACCCGCCGGCTGAAAAAGCCGTTGGTCAGCGACTATAAGGGCTTGCTGACCGCCTCTTATCAGACTCCGTTGAAGAAATGGCAATTCGACCTCACCGGACAGTTTAACGGAGGTGGAAGAATGCCGACACCGGATGCCGTAAATCCCTTGTGGGAACCCGATTTTAAGGCCTATACGGTCGTGAATGCCCAGATCACGAAATATTTCCGCCGTTGGTCGATTTATGTCGGAGCGGAAAACCTTTTCGACTATAAACAGCCGCATCCGATCATCGATGCCGAGAACCCGCGCGGAGATAATTTTGACGGATCGATGGTCTGGGGCCCTGTTCACGGTAGAAAGATTTATGCCGGACTGCGTTTCAACATCAGTCGTGATTAA
- a CDS encoding glycoside hydrolase family 10 protein encodes MRKYCLSLLLLLLISVSNAVEPPKREIRGVWLTTVYGLDWPRKPATTEAGRKAQQRDVCDILDRLQDANFNTVFLQVRLRGDVIWRSAIEPASKTFSGKYGTMPGYDPLAFVIDECHKRGMECHAWFVTFPLGTDKSVKEQGKLSVVKRQPKLCKRHNGEWYLDPGVPGTADYVLSLVKELVNGYDIDGIHFDYIRYPEQAKSFPDKAQYTKYGKKRPLAEWRRENINKMVYRIYDWVKSVKPWVQVSSSPLGKYNRIERVPNAGWTAYESVFQDPKIWMQNGKQDMIVPMMYYLHDNFFPFVDNWVDNCNGRLVVPGLGAYRMLKEEADWTVNDITDQIDYSRYYGGAGCTFFRCANVLDNTKGLYDELKDKYYKYPAQLPPLSWLNDTVPAAPEEIQVEKEGSELKLSWRKPDLEKEVLTYTVYYSLTDSIDPVSARSILMTGIRDTSIYLPVDTASERGYIFSVSSSTRYHIESALSKETYYYLSKYPK; translated from the coding sequence ATGAGAAAGTATTGCCTGTCGTTATTGCTCCTGTTACTGATATCGGTTTCGAATGCGGTCGAACCTCCCAAGCGCGAGATTCGGGGCGTGTGGCTGACAACCGTCTATGGTCTGGACTGGCCGCGTAAGCCGGCAACGACGGAGGCGGGGCGGAAGGCGCAGCAACGCGACGTCTGCGACATACTGGACCGTTTGCAGGATGCGAATTTCAACACTGTTTTTCTGCAGGTCCGTTTGCGTGGCGATGTCATTTGGCGTTCAGCCATTGAACCGGCAAGCAAGACTTTCTCCGGAAAATACGGAACGATGCCGGGATATGATCCGCTGGCTTTCGTGATCGACGAATGCCACAAACGCGGGATGGAGTGTCATGCCTGGTTTGTCACTTTCCCGCTGGGAACGGACAAAAGCGTGAAAGAGCAAGGAAAACTTTCCGTTGTCAAGCGCCAGCCGAAACTCTGCAAGCGTCATAACGGCGAATGGTATCTGGACCCCGGCGTTCCCGGAACTGCCGATTATGTTTTGTCCTTAGTGAAAGAACTGGTGAACGGATATGATATCGACGGTATCCATTTTGATTATATCCGCTATCCGGAACAGGCAAAATCTTTCCCTGATAAAGCCCAGTACACTAAATACGGCAAGAAACGCCCGTTGGCAGAATGGCGCCGGGAGAATATCAATAAGATGGTGTATCGCATTTACGACTGGGTGAAATCGGTCAAACCCTGGGTGCAGGTCAGTAGTTCGCCGCTCGGCAAGTATAATCGCATCGAACGTGTCCCGAATGCCGGATGGACGGCTTACGAAAGCGTCTTCCAGGACCCGAAAATATGGATGCAGAACGGGAAGCAGGATATGATTGTCCCGATGATGTATTACCTGCATGATAACTTTTTCCCGTTTGTCGACAATTGGGTCGATAACTGCAACGGACGCCTGGTGGTTCCCGGATTGGGCGCATACCGGATGCTGAAAGAAGAGGCGGACTGGACCGTCAACGATATAACGGACCAGATCGACTACAGCCGTTACTACGGAGGGGCTGGTTGCACGTTCTTCCGTTGTGCGAACGTCCTCGACAATACGAAAGGGCTGTATGACGAGTTGAAGGATAAATATTATAAATATCCGGCCCAACTTCCACCCTTGTCTTGGTTGAACGATACGGTTCCCGCTGCCCCGGAAGAGATACAGGTGGAAAAGGAAGGGAGCGAGTTGAAGCTCTCCTGGAGGAAACCGGATTTGGAAAAGGAGGTGTTGACTTATACCGTCTATTATTCGCTGACGGACTCGATCGACCCGGTATCCGCCCGGAGTATCCTGATGACGGGAATCCGGGATACTTCCATCTATCTGCCTGTCGATACGGCTTCGGAGCGGGGATATATATTCTCCGTTTCATCTTCCACCCGCTACCATATCGAAAGCGCACTATCGAAAGAAACCTATTATTATCTTTCCAAATATCCTAAATAA